ACCTCGTTTCGGAAGAAGAAACCCGCCAGCAAAGTGAAATGCACACGCAGTTGCTTCAGGAAGCTCAGAGTTTGAACGGACTAAAACCGCTCCCGGTGGACCTGATTGCCACGCTGACGGCCAGCCAAATCAATGGGGTCCATCAGTACCTGGTGGAAAAAGCCGTGGGGCCTGATGAGCAACGCAAACTAATCGACGACGTTTTTGAATTGACCTGGGCAACGGTCGCAAACCCTGAAATACGATGACAACAACTGGAATACGGGCGATTATTACCGGTGCAACCGGTATGGTCGGGGAGGGGGTGATGCACGAATGCCTGCAACATCCGGACGTAGAAGCCGTCCTGCTGATCAATCGGAAACCGTCCGGCTTTTCGCACCCCAAACTAAAGGAAATCGTTCATGCCGATTTTTATCATTTTGCAGCCATTGAAAACCAACTGGTTGGCTACAATGCCTGTTTCTTCTGCCTGGGGGTCTCGTCGGTCGGAATGCCCGAACAGGAATACTACAGGGTGACCTATACGCTGACATTACACGTAGCCACCACCTTGAGCCGCCTGAATCCGGACATGACGTTCTGTTACGTATCGGGCGCTGGTACGGACAGCACCGAAAAGGGCCTGTCCCGCTGGGCTCGCGTAAAGGGCAAAACCGAAAACGACCTGACTAAATTACCGTTCAAACAGGTGTTTAACTTCCGGCCGGGTTTTATTAAACCCACGAAAAACCTAAAGAATACCAATAAATATTACCGCTACATCGAATGGTTGTTCCCCATTGGCCGGGCGTTGTATCCGAGCGGTTTCTGTACGATGGAGGAATTGGGAAAAGCCATGATCAACTCGGCGCGGAACGGCTACGAAAAGCAGATTCTGGAGGGGAAAGATATTATAGAATTGGCAAAGCGGATGCCGGTTTCGGGGGATAGGGAATACTTTACGTAAACTCCCGCACCAGTTCCAGGTGAAAAACCGTTGGTTCACCCTCGGCCGACCTGACGGAGATGCGGCCCTGATGAAGCCGCACAATTCGCTCCACCAGCGACAGGCCCACGCCGTAGCCCCGGCTTCCGGCCGTTTGGCGGCTCCGGTAAAACGGCTCAAAAATATACGGTAAATCGTCGGCCGGGATGGGGTCGCCGTCGTTCTGAATGTTGATCTGCACCGACGTTTCGTTGAAATAGACCTGGATCAGCGCCTTGCCGTCGCTGGAAAACTTGCAGGCATTTTCGGTCAGGTTTTTCAGGACGGTGCGCAGCAGCGCGGTGCTGCCCGGCACGGCCAACTGGTTAAAATCTTCGGGCAACTCCTCAAAACGAACCGCTACCTCGTAGCAGGAATTGATGGCGCTGACCTCGTCCCGAATGTCCCAGATTACTTCGTCCAGCCGCACCGAGTCGGTCAGCAGGGAAACCGCCGATGCCTGATTGACCTGCGAGAGTTGCAGCAATTCCCGCGTCAGGGTCGATAAGTCGCTTACATCATCCAGCACGGACCGGATCGTCTCCTCGTAAACCTCCGACTCCCGGCGGTTGAGCAAGGCCACTTCCAGTTGGGAGCTGATCTGGGTCAGCGGATTTTTTAGTTCATGGGAGACGTTGGCCACAAACATCCGTTGCAGCCGGAACGATTCGTCAATCCGGTCGAGCAGGTGATTAATCGTTGTCGACAAGCGGTTGATTTCGTCATT
This Larkinella insperata DNA region includes the following protein-coding sequences:
- a CDS encoding sensor histidine kinase, encoding MTIRTRLTLRFTGLVSAILALAFTCIYAFCWYFISSDFYRRLERKADTVGELMTRRNMGPQLLSQYARLRKDQLPAQKIAVYDGQNVPIFITNQVRESPPLAVSTKDLDAIRRHEGMRFRQGLAYVTGLEYQKGSERYIVLASAENLYGDQFLLRMLAVLIGLFIAIVGIVAFSGWVYASEVLRPMQRMEQQLNHIFPNTLQERLPVSVENDEINRLSTTINHLLDRIDESFRLQRMFVANVSHELKNPLTQISSQLEVALLNRRESEVYEETIRSVLDDVSDLSTLTRELLQLSQVNQASAVSLLTDSVRLDEVIWDIRDEVSAINSCYEVAVRFEELPEDFNQLAVPGSTALLRTVLKNLTENACKFSSDGKALIQVYFNETSVQINIQNDGDPIPADDLPYIFEPFYRSRQTAGSRGYGVGLSLVERIVRLHQGRISVRSAEGEPTVFHLELVREFT
- a CDS encoding NAD-dependent epimerase/dehydratase family protein encodes the protein MTTTGIRAIITGATGMVGEGVMHECLQHPDVEAVLLINRKPSGFSHPKLKEIVHADFYHFAAIENQLVGYNACFFCLGVSSVGMPEQEYYRVTYTLTLHVATTLSRLNPDMTFCYVSGAGTDSTEKGLSRWARVKGKTENDLTKLPFKQVFNFRPGFIKPTKNLKNTNKYYRYIEWLFPIGRALYPSGFCTMEELGKAMINSARNGYEKQILEGKDIIELAKRMPVSGDREYFT